Proteins found in one bacterium genomic segment:
- a CDS encoding M20 family metallopeptidase translates to MSEAAAAAAVAGAVDAESLVDLVREAVRIPSVTGAEADFATWVRDQLSAGGWEDVCTADAVPGRPNVYAGAGASGEGRSLVLAGHLDTVAVDDWHQEWSGTDRADPFGAHLIDGEIWGRGVADQKAGICAVIEALRAVRRRGYRPGGRVTGLFVCDEESGRPGTGVSAGMRAAMSDVFGGAGEDGPADFAIYTEPTTSAVYTAQMGFCIADIALIGRSAYFGTPELGVDALRAGHTLQTELWQYSAELGSRGGHELLGEAFLLVTRVSAGGNIAVPGRFELSLIRKILPGEDLAEAASEIAAITDEVAERHGVTAELAFTAPRDHPVGGTPDEVPSSHPGVAGLCRSIEATTGRSARVEGAPYWSEKPFLRALGIPGVYFAPGDIANCHTPFERLEIDELISATRSLAHFVASWCGVQKLQTTPG, encoded by the coding sequence GTGAGCGAAGCGGCCGCCGCAGCAGCCGTCGCCGGGGCGGTCGACGCCGAGAGCCTCGTGGACCTCGTGCGCGAGGCCGTTCGCATCCCCAGCGTCACGGGAGCCGAGGCCGACTTCGCCACCTGGGTACGTGACCAACTCTCGGCCGGAGGCTGGGAAGACGTGTGCACCGCTGACGCCGTCCCGGGGCGCCCCAACGTGTACGCAGGCGCCGGCGCCTCCGGCGAGGGTCGGTCACTGGTGCTCGCCGGCCACCTCGACACGGTGGCGGTCGACGACTGGCACCAGGAGTGGTCCGGAACCGACCGCGCCGATCCCTTCGGCGCTCACCTCATCGACGGCGAGATCTGGGGTCGCGGCGTGGCCGACCAGAAGGCCGGCATCTGCGCGGTCATCGAAGCCCTGCGCGCCGTGCGCCGTCGCGGGTACCGGCCCGGTGGTCGGGTCACGGGGCTGTTCGTGTGCGACGAGGAATCGGGCCGGCCCGGCACCGGCGTGTCGGCGGGGATGCGGGCGGCGATGAGCGACGTGTTCGGCGGAGCGGGCGAGGACGGTCCGGCCGACTTCGCCATCTACACCGAACCCACCACCTCAGCGGTCTACACGGCGCAGATGGGCTTCTGCATCGCCGACATCGCTCTCATCGGACGTTCGGCCTATTTCGGGACGCCCGAGTTGGGGGTGGACGCCCTGCGCGCCGGTCACACCTTGCAGACCGAACTGTGGCAGTACTCCGCCGAGCTCGGATCCCGGGGTGGCCACGAGCTGTTGGGAGAGGCGTTCCTGCTGGTCACCAGGGTTTCGGCGGGAGGCAACATCGCCGTTCCGGGCCGCTTCGAGTTGTCGCTGATCCGCAAGATCCTGCCTGGGGAGGACCTGGCTGAAGCGGCCTCCGAGATCGCTGCTATCACCGATGAGGTCGCCGAGCGCCACGGGGTGACGGCCGAGCTTGCGTTCACCGCGCCCCGTGACCACCCGGTCGGCGGCACCCCCGACGAGGTGCCGTCCAGCCACCCCGGCGTCGCCGGGCTGTGCCGCTCCATCGAGGCGACCACCGGACGATCCGCCCGTGTCGAGGGCGCGCCCTACTGGTCGGAGAAGCCTTTCCTGCGCGCCCTCGGCATTCCCGGCGTCTACTTCGCGCCGGGCGACATCGCCAACTGCCACACGCCGTTCGAGCGTCTCGAGATCGACGAACTCATTTCTGCAACCCGCAGCCTGGCGCACTTCGTGGCGTCGTGGTGCGGCGTACAGAAGCTGCAGACAACACCTGGTTAA
- a CDS encoding substrate-binding domain-containing protein, with protein MKAKSTRLRLLTAVALLATIGLLAAACGGDDGAATPAPQPAPAPGPEPVPEPPPPAPEPPAPAPEPPAPAPEPPAPAPEPPPPPEPPPAPAFEPPVTQGPGGEEATSSAEISLTDAEADEVRAGGYTAALLWHTAGAFTDAVSQGARDAFADLGIEVIAETNASFDAAQQANDVETVMAQSPDIIISLVLDPVSGAEAFRPAVDAGVQLVFLSNVPEGYVQGVDYVGLVTDDLAAMGIAAADLLADALGGEGEVGFIFHDAPYYVTNQRDQAFKAWIEGNYPGMEIVAEQGLADPAAAEEIASTLLTRHPDLDGIYAPWSAGPADGVLAALRAAGAADVAVVTLDLDTNVSLDLVEGGNIVGIAADEAYDLGRTMAVEGAYGLLGKSAPPFVVVPAIAVTADNIVEAYRQSLATDPPQVVLDALG; from the coding sequence ATGAAAGCGAAATCCACACGACTGCGACTGCTGACGGCTGTTGCGCTGCTGGCCACGATCGGCCTGCTCGCCGCGGCCTGCGGGGGTGACGACGGGGCCGCGACGCCGGCCCCGCAACCAGCGCCCGCGCCGGGGCCGGAGCCGGTTCCCGAACCGCCGCCACCCGCGCCGGAGCCCCCGGCGCCCGCACCTGAACCGCCGGCACCGGCCCCGGAGCCGCCGGCGCCGGCGCCCGAGCCCCCGCCACCACCCGAGCCGCCTCCCGCGCCCGCCTTCGAGCCGCCGGTGACGCAGGGTCCCGGCGGTGAGGAGGCCACGTCGTCGGCGGAGATCAGCCTCACCGACGCCGAGGCCGACGAGGTGCGCGCCGGGGGCTACACCGCGGCCCTGCTGTGGCACACGGCGGGGGCGTTCACCGACGCCGTCAGTCAGGGCGCCCGCGACGCCTTCGCCGACCTGGGCATCGAGGTGATCGCCGAGACCAACGCCTCTTTCGACGCCGCACAGCAGGCCAACGACGTCGAGACCGTGATGGCCCAGAGCCCCGACATCATCATCAGCCTGGTGCTCGACCCGGTCTCGGGGGCCGAGGCCTTCCGTCCCGCCGTGGACGCCGGGGTGCAGCTGGTGTTCCTCTCCAACGTGCCCGAGGGCTATGTGCAGGGGGTGGACTACGTGGGCCTGGTGACCGACGACTTGGCTGCCATGGGCATCGCTGCCGCCGACCTGCTGGCCGACGCGCTCGGGGGCGAGGGCGAGGTGGGGTTCATCTTCCACGACGCCCCGTACTACGTCACCAACCAGCGCGACCAGGCCTTCAAGGCCTGGATCGAGGGCAACTACCCCGGTATGGAGATCGTGGCGGAGCAGGGTCTGGCCGACCCGGCTGCGGCGGAGGAGATCGCCTCCACACTGCTGACGCGCCACCCCGACCTCGACGGTATCTACGCCCCGTGGTCGGCGGGCCCCGCCGACGGCGTGCTGGCCGCCCTGCGTGCCGCCGGCGCCGCCGACGTGGCGGTGGTGACCCTGGACCTGGACACCAACGTGTCGCTCGACCTCGTGGAGGGCGGCAACATCGTCGGCATCGCCGCCGACGAGGCCTACGATCTGGGCCGGACGATGGCGGTCGAGGGCGCCTACGGGCTGCTGGGCAAGTCCGCCCCGCCGTTCGTGGTGGTGCCTGCCATCGCCGTCACGGCGGACAATATCGTCGAGGCGTATCGGCAGTCGCTCGCCACCGATCCGCCGCAGGTCGTGCTCGACGCGCTCGGGTGA
- a CDS encoding ABC transporter permease, with the protein MSSPRAGRARRVASPGSRRARQRDRDLQQYVVYLAFALILAAFAVILHNDGFLSSANLLNIGRQAAPIAVMAVGMTFALAAAEIDLSVGSVVALSSLVAAEVVTAGGFWAGTLAAVGVGVAAGLVNGLIAVKVRIPSFLVTLGMLGVISGIARNMNNLQSYPIRNDTFSAVFGAGSAGPVSSLLIWTVVALVVGHVALRHLRWGRHVLATGANREAANALGIRTDRVRIGALVASATAAAFAGVLLAGRLAIGRHDLGENDLLTVIAAVVIGGTSLFGGRGSVAGAVVGAAIMAMLNNGLILMGLRVADQMIARGVIIVLAVALSMRERRET; encoded by the coding sequence GTGAGCAGTCCCCGCGCCGGGCGCGCCCGCCGGGTTGCTTCCCCCGGCAGCCGGCGGGCGCGCCAGCGCGACCGGGACCTGCAGCAGTACGTCGTCTACTTGGCCTTCGCGCTGATCCTGGCGGCCTTCGCCGTCATCCTGCACAACGACGGCTTCCTGAGCTCGGCCAACCTGCTGAACATCGGCCGCCAGGCTGCGCCCATCGCGGTCATGGCCGTGGGCATGACCTTCGCCCTGGCAGCGGCCGAGATCGACCTCTCGGTGGGTTCGGTGGTGGCGCTGTCGTCGTTGGTGGCTGCGGAGGTGGTGACCGCCGGGGGGTTCTGGGCCGGGACGCTGGCGGCGGTCGGCGTGGGGGTGGCCGCCGGGCTGGTGAACGGGCTGATCGCCGTGAAGGTTCGCATCCCGTCGTTCCTGGTGACCCTGGGCATGCTGGGGGTGATCAGCGGCATCGCCCGCAACATGAACAACCTGCAGTCCTACCCCATCCGCAACGACACGTTCTCCGCCGTCTTCGGTGCCGGGTCGGCCGGTCCGGTGTCGTCGCTGCTGATCTGGACCGTGGTGGCACTGGTCGTGGGTCACGTGGCGCTGCGGCACCTGCGCTGGGGGCGGCACGTGCTGGCGACCGGCGCCAACCGGGAGGCCGCCAACGCCCTCGGCATCCGCACCGACCGGGTGCGCATCGGGGCTCTGGTGGCGAGTGCCACGGCGGCGGCCTTCGCGGGCGTGCTGCTGGCGGGACGGCTGGCCATCGGCCGTCACGACTTGGGCGAGAACGACCTGCTCACGGTGATCGCAGCGGTGGTCATCGGCGGGACGAGCCTGTTCGGCGGGCGCGGCTCGGTGGCCGGGGCAGTGGTGGGCGCGGCCATCATGGCGATGCTGAACAACGGCCTGATCCTCATGGGACTCCGCGTGGCCGACCAGATGATCGCCCGCGGCGTCATCATCGTGCTGGCCGTCGCGCTCAGCATGCGCGAGCGCCGCGAGACTTGA
- a CDS encoding alanine racemase, with protein sequence MFLNVLLRRNRAFLEAAVALHRAGEIPAGSYVLDIDAIAANSGAFCAEAHRRGLTVFAMTKQVGRAPGALDAMAAGGADGFVAVDMACGRAIVANGHRLGHLGHLVQVPQAEAPEAVALAPDFWTVFSANKAAEAAAASVAAGRTQDLLVRVCADGDEFYPGHEGGVPLGELSAFIGRLGELAGARFAGLTTFPALLFDPATGGARTTRNVETLARAAELARRCLGPDAAVVINAPGTTSIAVLDQLAGAGATQVEPGHGLTGTTPLHAVADLPERPAICYLSEVSHLHGGVPLCFGGGFYIDPVFEPYSPKALIAADPAGLGEAPVAMEFPDPAGIDYYARLHPPPGRLVAEGDTVICGFRAQAFVTRAAVVGISGVAAGVPAVAGCWDTLGRTLERGNR encoded by the coding sequence ATGTTCCTGAATGTGCTGCTGCGGCGGAACCGGGCCTTCCTCGAGGCTGCGGTGGCGCTGCACCGGGCGGGCGAGATCCCCGCCGGCAGCTACGTGCTGGACATCGATGCCATCGCCGCCAACAGCGGTGCCTTCTGTGCCGAGGCGCACCGGCGGGGCCTGACCGTCTTCGCCATGACCAAGCAGGTTGGCCGGGCGCCCGGCGCTCTGGACGCCATGGCCGCCGGCGGTGCGGACGGGTTCGTGGCTGTGGACATGGCCTGTGGTCGAGCCATCGTGGCGAACGGCCACCGGCTGGGCCACTTGGGCCACCTCGTGCAGGTGCCTCAAGCCGAGGCGCCCGAGGCGGTCGCGCTGGCACCGGACTTCTGGACGGTCTTCAGCGCCAACAAGGCCGCCGAGGCCGCTGCCGCGTCGGTGGCCGCGGGCCGTACCCAGGACCTGCTGGTGCGGGTCTGCGCCGACGGCGACGAGTTCTACCCGGGCCACGAGGGCGGCGTCCCGCTGGGCGAGCTCAGCGCGTTCATCGGTCGGCTGGGCGAACTGGCGGGGGCGCGTTTCGCCGGGCTGACCACGTTCCCGGCGCTGCTGTTCGACCCCGCCACCGGCGGTGCCCGCACCACCCGCAACGTCGAGACCCTGGCGCGGGCCGCCGAACTGGCGCGCCGGTGCCTCGGGCCCGACGCCGCCGTGGTGATCAACGCCCCCGGCACCACCTCCATCGCCGTGCTGGACCAGCTCGCCGGCGCCGGTGCCACACAGGTGGAACCCGGCCACGGGCTCACCGGCACGACCCCGCTGCACGCTGTGGCCGATCTGCCCGAGCGCCCGGCGATCTGCTACCTCAGCGAGGTGTCGCACCTGCACGGCGGCGTTCCGCTGTGCTTCGGCGGCGGCTTCTACATCGATCCGGTCTTCGAGCCCTACAGCCCGAAGGCACTGATCGCCGCCGACCCGGCCGGCCTCGGCGAGGCGCCCGTGGCGATGGAGTTCCCCGATCCTGCCGGCATCGACTACTACGCCCGGTTGCACCCGCCACCGGGACGGCTGGTCGCCGAAGGTGACACCGTGATCTGCGGGTTCCGGGCGCAGGCCTTCGTGACCCGGGCCGCCGTGGTGGGGATCAGCGGGGTGGCGGCGGGCGTGCCGGCGGTCGCGGGCTGCTGGGACACCCTCGGCCGGACCCTGGAGAGGGGGAACCGATGA
- a CDS encoding ATP-binding cassette domain-containing protein: MSAPALVAEGICKAFRAVQALEDVSIELRYGRVTALLGDNGAGKSTLVKCLAGVYQPDAGALSIDGVRRAIPTPDAARSLGIETVHQTLAVIDTLDVAANLFLNREYLRGGPIGRRLGLLDHKRMRAECEETLGRLDIRIPSLRRAAGQLSGGQRQAVAIGRAVAWGQRIVLLDEPAAALGVEQTARVLDLIRNLRDGGVAVLLITHNMERVIDVCDHAVVLRQGRKTAEAAVCDVTKSDLVAFITGAKTTE, translated from the coding sequence ATGAGCGCGCCCGCGCTGGTGGCCGAAGGGATCTGCAAGGCTTTCCGGGCGGTGCAGGCGCTGGAGGACGTGTCGATCGAGTTGCGGTACGGCCGGGTGACCGCCCTGCTGGGCGACAACGGGGCCGGCAAGTCCACGCTGGTGAAGTGCCTGGCGGGGGTGTACCAGCCCGACGCCGGCGCCCTCAGCATCGACGGCGTCCGGCGGGCGATCCCGACGCCCGATGCGGCACGCAGCCTCGGCATCGAGACCGTGCACCAGACGCTGGCCGTCATCGACACGCTCGACGTGGCGGCCAACCTGTTCCTGAACCGGGAGTACCTGCGGGGCGGTCCGATCGGCCGGCGCCTGGGGCTGCTGGACCACAAGCGCATGCGCGCCGAGTGCGAGGAGACGCTTGGTCGCCTGGACATCCGCATCCCCTCGCTGCGGCGGGCCGCCGGTCAGCTCTCGGGCGGCCAGCGCCAGGCCGTCGCCATCGGCCGGGCCGTGGCTTGGGGCCAGCGCATCGTGCTGCTCGACGAGCCGGCCGCGGCCCTCGGTGTCGAGCAGACGGCCCGGGTGCTGGATCTGATCCGCAATCTGCGCGACGGCGGCGTGGCCGTGCTGCTGATCACCCACAACATGGAGCGGGTCATCGACGTCTGCGATCACGCCGTCGTGCTGCGCCAGGGCCGCAAGACCGCCGAGGCCGCCGTCTGCGATGTCACGAAGAGCGATCTGGTGGCCTTCATCACCGGCGCGAAGACCACCGAGTGA
- a CDS encoding glucosamine-6-phosphate deaminase: protein MSDRPVSESLRLLVAHDAGELSALGADLVQDCLARSAAPLLGLATGGSVAGLYRELVRRHRQEGLSFAGARAFLLDEYLGLAADHPKAYRNVIRRLLADHVNLAPGAVTGPDAAAADLGAECARYDGQLATGVDLQILGIGRNGHIAFNEPGSSLTGTTRVVTISEQTRRDNARFFGHPDQVPRRAITQGIGTILRAAQLLLIATGESKAAALHAALEGPVSPAVPASALRLHPAVTVIADQAAASELPGCRHSH from the coding sequence GTGAGCGACCGACCGGTCTCGGAGAGCCTGCGCTTGCTCGTTGCACACGATGCCGGCGAGTTGTCCGCACTCGGGGCTGACTTGGTGCAGGACTGCCTGGCGAGGTCGGCGGCGCCGCTGCTGGGGCTCGCCACAGGCGGCTCGGTGGCGGGGCTCTACCGCGAACTGGTCCGGCGCCACCGCCAGGAGGGTCTGAGCTTCGCCGGAGCGCGGGCGTTCCTGCTGGACGAGTACCTCGGGCTGGCCGCCGACCATCCGAAGGCCTACCGCAACGTGATCCGGCGGCTGCTGGCCGATCACGTGAACTTGGCCCCCGGCGCGGTGACCGGACCCGACGCTGCGGCCGCCGACCTCGGAGCCGAGTGCGCTCGCTACGACGGACAGCTGGCGACCGGTGTCGATCTGCAGATCCTGGGCATCGGCCGCAACGGCCACATCGCCTTCAACGAGCCCGGTTCGTCGCTGACCGGGACCACCCGCGTCGTGACGATCAGTGAGCAGACCCGGCGCGACAACGCCCGCTTCTTCGGTCACCCCGACCAGGTGCCCCGACGCGCCATCACCCAAGGCATCGGCACGATCCTCCGGGCGGCGCAGCTGCTGCTGATCGCAACAGGCGAATCGAAGGCCGCCGCCCTGCACGCTGCGCTGGAAGGTCCGGTGAGCCCGGCCGTCCCGGCCTCGGCCCTCCGACTGCACCCTGCTGTCACCGTCATCGCCGACCAGGCCGCCGCCTCGGAACTTCCCGGTTGCCGCCACTCGCACTGA
- a CDS encoding methyltransferase domain-containing protein, with the protein MGNEPSVAVYESRAKDWMQRRTRQYGDRLERFAARVTRISGGGEAGPGPGDGDAASDPAGGNDPGSTGIGDSVTRRAGPSPPRSRRQPSPAGTGESVTRRAGPVADLGCGPGWHLDGLPQPALALDASRAMLAEVGAPTGDTAPLRVAADLRALPLRDRCLRAAWASRSYIHLARAEVPLALADLHRVLVPGAAVELHLFAGDTEWDERADDDFPGRRFSRWPEGWLRDVLVGAGLAVESVEQRNRVLLVAATRLHTLADTVAPGMRLLVCGLNPSLHAAEVGVGFARGSNRFWRAALAAGLVSRDRDPRHALAAHNIGMTDLVKRPTRQAAELTAAEYSEGLARLERLVKRLEPGVVCFVGLAGWRAAVDRRATPGPQPRRIGGRPAYVMPSTSGLNARTSLAELTAHLRAAASLQ; encoded by the coding sequence ATGGGCAATGAACCCAGCGTTGCGGTCTATGAGTCCCGTGCGAAGGATTGGATGCAGCGGCGGACGCGCCAGTACGGCGACCGGCTGGAGCGCTTCGCGGCCCGGGTGACGCGGATCTCCGGCGGCGGGGAAGCAGGCCCCGGCCCCGGCGACGGTGACGCTGCGAGTGATCCGGCGGGCGGAAACGACCCGGGGAGCACCGGCATCGGCGACAGCGTCACGCGGCGCGCCGGCCCCTCGCCCCCACGCTCTCGGCGTCAACCGTCACCCGCCGGCACCGGCGAGAGCGTCACGCGGCGTGCCGGTCCGGTCGCTGACCTGGGCTGCGGGCCCGGCTGGCATCTCGACGGCCTACCGCAACCTGCTCTGGCGCTGGACGCCAGCCGGGCGATGCTGGCCGAGGTCGGCGCACCGACCGGGGACACCGCCCCTCTGCGGGTGGCCGCCGACCTGCGCGCCCTGCCGCTGCGGGACCGCTGCCTGCGGGCGGCCTGGGCCTCGCGCTCCTACATCCACCTGGCCCGGGCCGAGGTGCCCCTGGCGCTGGCCGACCTGCACCGCGTTCTGGTGCCCGGAGCCGCCGTCGAGCTTCACCTCTTCGCCGGCGACACCGAGTGGGACGAGCGGGCCGACGACGATTTCCCGGGGCGGCGCTTCTCCCGCTGGCCCGAGGGGTGGCTGCGGGACGTGCTGGTGGGCGCCGGGCTGGCCGTCGAGAGCGTCGAACAGCGCAACAGGGTGCTGCTGGTGGCGGCCACGCGGCTGCACACCCTCGCCGACACCGTGGCCCCGGGCATGCGCCTGCTGGTCTGCGGCCTCAACCCCAGCCTCCACGCCGCGGAGGTTGGCGTGGGCTTCGCCCGCGGCTCCAACAGGTTCTGGCGGGCAGCCCTCGCCGCCGGCCTGGTGAGCCGCGACCGCGACCCCCGCCACGCCCTCGCCGCCCACAACATCGGCATGACCGACCTGGTCAAGCGGCCGACCCGCCAGGCCGCCGAGCTCACCGCAGCCGAGTACTCCGAGGGCCTCGCCCGCCTCGAGCGCCTCGTGAAGCGCCTCGAGCCCGGCGTGGTGTGCTTCGTGGGCCTGGCCGGCTGGCGGGCCGCCGTGGACCGCCGGGCCACCCCCGGCCCCCAGCCCCGCCGCATCGGCGGCCGCCCCGCCTACGTGATGCCGTCCACGAGCGGACTCAACGCCCGCACCTCGCTCGCCGAACTCACCGCCCACCTCCGCGCCGCGGCCTCCCTGCAATAG